ATGTGTTCGACCTTGCCGCCCGCCGCGCGCAGGGCCTCGGCATAGGCCGCGCCAGAATCGCGCAAGGGATCGAATTCGGCGGTCACCACCAGGGCCGGCGGCAGCCCGGCGAGATTTTCGGCCCGCAGCGGCGCGAGGCGCGGATCCATGCCATTGCCGAAGCCGCCGGCATAATGATCGTAGAACCAGGCCATCGTGGCGGTTTCGAGCAGATAGCCTTTGCCGTTCGCCTCGACGCTCGGATAGACGGCCGCGGCATGGTCGACGGCGGGATAGATCAGGAACTGCGCCGCGAGCGGAATGCCCGCATCGCGCAGCTGCTGCGCCACGACGGCCGAGAAATTGCCGCCGGCGCTGTCTCCGGCAACCCCGACACGGTCGCTGCCGCCGAGCTGCGCGGCATGGGCGACCACCCAGCGGGTCGCCGCCACCGCGTCCTCTATTCCCGCAGGAAAGGGATGTTCGGGCGCCAGGCGGTAGTCGACCGAGACCACCACCGCCCGCGCACCGCGGCAGATGTCGCGGCACATGTTGTCGTGAGTGTCGAGATCGCCGATGACGAAACCGCCGCCGTGGAAGAAGGCGACGGTCGGCAACGGGCCTTCGCCCTCCGGCCGGTAGATGCGCGCCTTCAACGGGCCGGCCGCGCCATCGACGCTGGCATCCTCGACGCTTGCGACCGGCACGACCTCGTCGGGCTTGAGCGTGCCGGTCGTCAGCGCCCGATAGGAGGCGCGCCCGTCCGCGGGTGAACCCTCGG
This portion of the bacterium YEK0313 genome encodes:
- the nlhH_2 gene encoding Carboxylesterase NlhH, with the protein product MALDAHLANVLAMLAVPEAKPMSEGSPADGRASYRALTTGTLKPDEVVPVASVEDASVDGAAGPLKARIYRPEGEGPLPTVAFFHGGGFVIGDLDTHDNMCRDICRGARAVVVSVDYRLAPEHPFPAGIEDAVAATRWVVAHAAQLGGSDRVGVAGDSAGGNFSAVVAQQLRDAGIPLAAQFLIYPAVDHAAAVYPSVEANGKGYLLETATMAWFYDHYAGGFGNGMDPRLAPLRAENLAGLPPALVVTAEFDPLRDSGAAYAEALRAAGGKVEHMAGPGMIHGFFDMGRWSPAAQELIARSTTRFGEMLRGG